A genomic stretch from uncultured Pseudodesulfovibrio sp. includes:
- a CDS encoding DUF554 domain-containing protein, protein MLPIGSIVNALAIIGGSVLGCWLQSHFPERIRTIVFQGLGLSVLLIGIQMALKTEDIILVIFAILLGGITGELLRLDTLFEKLGNLFKKVIGSKNAKFTEGLITASLVYCIGAMAIIGPLEEGIRGNTAVLFTKSILDGFASIAFAATYGSGVLFSFIPVLLYEGTLTLGANFFQQYFSDMMIAQITGCGGLLIIGIGINLLELTEIRMANLLPSLAYVVILTAFFA, encoded by the coding sequence GTGCTTCCCATAGGTTCAATTGTCAACGCATTAGCCATCATCGGCGGTTCCGTTCTGGGTTGCTGGCTTCAGTCCCACTTTCCCGAACGCATCCGGACCATAGTTTTCCAGGGGTTGGGCCTGAGCGTCCTGCTCATAGGCATTCAGATGGCACTCAAAACCGAGGACATCATCCTTGTTATCTTTGCCATCCTCCTGGGCGGCATCACGGGCGAACTGTTGCGGCTCGATACCTTATTTGAAAAACTCGGCAATCTATTTAAAAAAGTCATTGGCTCCAAGAATGCCAAATTCACCGAGGGGTTGATCACGGCCTCACTTGTCTACTGTATCGGGGCCATGGCAATCATCGGTCCCCTGGAAGAAGGCATCCGAGGCAATACAGCCGTGCTGTTTACCAAATCGATCCTGGATGGTTTCGCCTCCATCGCCTTTGCCGCCACGTATGGCTCCGGCGTGCTTTTTTCCTTTATTCCCGTTCTTCTCTATGAAGGAACCCTGACCCTTGGAGCCAACTTTTTTCAACAGTATTTCTCGGACATGATGATCGCCCAGATCACAGGGTGCGGCGGTTTGCTTATTATTGGCATCGGCATCAACCTTCTTGAACTGACTGAGATAAGAATGGCGAATCTCCTTCCTTCCCTGGCCTACGTGGTCATTCTTACCGCCTTTTTCGCATAA
- a CDS encoding AEC family transporter → MSLVLLAIAPIFGLILIGFLLRRFDFPGQGFWSVSERLTYYILLPSLLVQGLSDKDIQADSLPLAGAVLCAVLSSALLARLIWPLLKLDGPAYTSLFQGAFRPNTYVGLSIASAMLGPDWMTLSAVALLTMIPVINVICVLTLSRHGTPVDGVKGGVRQLVKNPLILACLVGLCLNILHVSLPTVLNDLLDILGRAALPMGLLAVGAGLRLERVGGGKRTLVVSSVLHLIFLPLMAIGLCFFFGADADATLTAVIYTAIPVSASSFILARQMGGDHRLMSQIITFQTLASVITLPVMLGVLG, encoded by the coding sequence ATGTCTCTGGTCCTTCTCGCCATCGCGCCCATTTTCGGGCTTATACTGATTGGATTTCTCCTGCGCCGTTTTGATTTTCCTGGGCAGGGGTTTTGGTCGGTCTCTGAGAGATTGACCTATTACATTTTGCTTCCGTCGCTGCTGGTACAGGGCCTTTCAGACAAGGATATTCAAGCTGATAGTCTGCCGCTTGCCGGTGCTGTCCTTTGTGCTGTGCTGTCTTCTGCCTTGTTGGCCCGCCTGATCTGGCCTTTGCTGAAACTCGACGGTCCTGCTTATACTTCATTGTTTCAAGGTGCGTTTCGACCAAATACCTATGTCGGGTTGTCCATCGCTTCGGCTATGCTCGGACCAGATTGGATGACATTGTCCGCGGTGGCCCTGCTGACAATGATCCCTGTCATCAATGTTATTTGTGTCCTGACGTTGTCCCGTCACGGGACGCCAGTCGATGGAGTTAAAGGGGGTGTCCGGCAGTTGGTGAAAAATCCGCTCATCCTTGCATGCCTGGTCGGTCTGTGTCTGAACATCCTGCATGTTTCGCTGCCGACCGTGTTGAATGATCTGCTCGATATTCTTGGTCGGGCGGCGCTACCCATGGGGTTGCTGGCCGTAGGGGCGGGGTTGCGACTGGAGAGGGTCGGCGGAGGCAAGCGGACGCTCGTGGTCTCCTCTGTCCTGCACCTGATATTTCTTCCTCTTATGGCCATAGGGTTGTGTTTTTTCTTTGGTGCAGATGCGGACGCAACGTTGACGGCCGTGATTTATACCGCGATTCCCGTGTCCGCATCGTCCTTTATTCTCGCCCGCCAGATGGGGGGTGACCATCGGCTGATGTCTCAGATTATCACGTTTCAGACCTTGGCATCTGTCATTACCCTGCCGGTTATGCTTGGGGTGTTGGGGTAG
- a CDS encoding N-acyl homoserine lactonase family protein: MSTYTIHPIVMGTKVFDKGMMTYQQGYGTPYTIPIYTWYIEGGDKKILVDTGEMQPIISDEREKAIGGKIYTFEDGLAKYGLKPEDIDIIIHTHLHNDHCENDYKCENAKIYVHEKEIEHIHNPHPLDFRYLEDYIEDVEDNGQVITVDGDTEVLPGITMIHTPAHTPGGMSVKIETDKGSVLICGFCTILENLNPPIEVRAMEMEVIPPGTNTGPNEAYDILLKAKDMADHVLPLHEPRWAGMETVPE; the protein is encoded by the coding sequence ATGAGCACATATACTATTCATCCCATTGTCATGGGAACCAAGGTATTCGACAAGGGAATGATGACCTATCAGCAGGGATATGGAACACCGTACACCATCCCCATATACACATGGTATATTGAGGGAGGGGACAAGAAAATCCTGGTGGACACGGGTGAAATGCAGCCGATTATTTCTGATGAGCGGGAAAAAGCCATCGGCGGCAAGATCTATACCTTTGAGGATGGGCTGGCAAAATACGGCCTCAAGCCAGAAGATATCGATATCATCATCCATACCCATCTGCACAACGACCATTGCGAGAACGACTACAAGTGCGAGAATGCGAAGATCTATGTGCATGAAAAGGAGATTGAACATATCCATAATCCGCATCCGCTGGATTTTCGGTATCTTGAGGATTACATTGAGGACGTCGAGGATAACGGACAGGTGATCACTGTGGATGGCGATACCGAGGTTCTGCCCGGAATTACCATGATACATACTCCGGCCCACACTCCCGGCGGCATGTCCGTGAAAATCGAAACCGACAAAGGCTCTGTCCTTATCTGCGGATTCTGTACCATTCTGGAAAATCTGAATCCCCCCATTGAGGTCAGGGCCATGGAAATGGAAGTCATTCCGCCAGGGACGAATACAGGTCCGAACGAAGCCTATGACATTTTGCTCAAGGCCAAGGACATGGCTGACCACGTTCTGCCGCTGCATGAGCCCCGGTGGGCAGGGATGGAGACCGTGCCGGAATAA
- a CDS encoding chemotaxis protein CheX: protein MDVKLAKPFIKAAVDVLSTMAFIKPEVGKPYVKRNNVAAGDVSGMVGITGEKNGSVSLSFSKGCAVAIVKNMLGDEIDDIMQDVKDAVGELTNMISGQARAGLAETGLVFQGSTPTVVMGDNHTISHMAKSPIMAIPFTTKDGDFTIEFCFE from the coding sequence ATGGATGTTAAACTGGCAAAGCCCTTCATAAAAGCCGCTGTTGATGTACTGTCCACCATGGCATTCATCAAACCAGAGGTTGGCAAGCCTTACGTTAAAAGAAACAATGTCGCGGCTGGCGACGTATCCGGCATGGTCGGCATTACAGGTGAAAAGAACGGAAGCGTTTCCCTCTCCTTCTCCAAGGGGTGCGCAGTAGCTATCGTCAAAAACATGCTCGGCGATGAGATTGATGACATCATGCAGGACGTCAAAGACGCAGTCGGCGAATTGACGAACATGATTTCGGGTCAGGCGCGCGCCGGACTTGCCGAAACAGGTCTTGTTTTCCAGGGATCGACGCCAACAGTCGTCATGGGAGACAACCACACGATTTCCCACATGGCAAAATCACCCATCATGGCCATCCCCTTCACCACGAAGGACGGGGACTTCACTATCGAATTCTGCTTCGAGTAA
- a CDS encoding HEAT repeat domain-containing protein — MLDNFRNKEFLDQITILNEISGSKNPGALAGLLELLKNPVGDTSIDYMVVNALNAVLSSNEDEVVAGLNDSHDGYKILCIRVAGEYAIKKAAQPLVTLAETETDLDRLMEILTSLARIADESALPIFRKFLSHEDAFIQSSCIEALGKMEDAESIEHFKSMITESEAPDRFEVCDITTWKAVDALATYSSDDTIEFLVEKLHHKNPTVRRIITDALIAIGARCIPMLLSVFETSDTDSKILAANVLGFLRNKQGADGLVAAFDKGLAENENVRYAVYEALGRIGTMKGIICLIDGLSETEELILMAVIGGLEKHVNPGMISTLTSSIIRADEQADRLARGVIASKATTIFDALYETQGAADALMDVLIESNDPEIIEEFRAILTEIGGSRAEQDIQRLPQLTTGTRKALAADDSRSMCAMHRAILTDLGFEPFMASNGEEAYDFIEQGEEFEIIITDMNMPVMDGMELVSKVRSTPGLEDVPIIMVTTESEASQQGLAEKAGVTAFITKPFKPDALKAKIAEVTS, encoded by the coding sequence ATGCTTGATAATTTTAGAAATAAAGAATTTCTGGATCAAATAACGATCCTCAATGAAATTTCCGGCAGTAAAAACCCGGGCGCCCTAGCAGGCCTTCTTGAGCTTCTCAAAAACCCGGTTGGAGATACTTCCATCGACTATATGGTGGTCAACGCCCTGAATGCGGTCCTATCCAGCAATGAAGATGAAGTCGTTGCCGGTCTGAACGACAGCCATGACGGCTATAAGATCCTCTGCATTCGAGTTGCAGGCGAATATGCCATCAAGAAAGCGGCTCAACCGCTGGTTACCCTTGCCGAAACTGAGACAGACCTTGACCGTCTCATGGAAATCCTCACATCCCTCGCACGCATCGCTGATGAGTCAGCCCTGCCCATATTCAGGAAATTCCTGAGTCACGAGGATGCGTTCATCCAGTCTTCCTGCATAGAAGCCCTCGGCAAAATGGAAGATGCTGAATCAATTGAACATTTCAAGTCAATGATCACAGAAAGCGAAGCACCAGATCGTTTTGAGGTCTGCGACATTACCACTTGGAAAGCCGTTGATGCCCTTGCAACATACAGCTCGGATGACACTATTGAATTCCTGGTGGAAAAGCTCCATCACAAGAACCCGACAGTCAGACGAATCATCACCGATGCCCTGATCGCCATCGGAGCCCGATGTATCCCCATGCTTCTTTCTGTTTTCGAAACAAGTGACACCGACAGCAAGATCCTGGCAGCCAACGTACTCGGATTCCTGCGCAACAAGCAGGGAGCAGACGGACTGGTCGCCGCCTTTGACAAGGGGCTGGCCGAGAACGAAAACGTCCGCTACGCAGTCTACGAAGCCTTGGGCCGCATCGGCACCATGAAAGGCATCATCTGTCTTATTGATGGCCTTTCCGAGACCGAGGAACTCATCCTCATGGCCGTCATCGGTGGTCTGGAAAAGCATGTCAATCCCGGCATGATCTCCACACTGACCTCAAGCATAATCAGAGCCGATGAACAGGCAGACAGACTTGCCCGAGGTGTTATTGCCTCCAAGGCCACAACCATTTTCGACGCACTATACGAAACTCAGGGCGCAGCTGATGCCCTGATGGATGTGCTCATTGAATCTAATGACCCGGAAATCATCGAAGAGTTTCGTGCTATACTGACTGAAATCGGTGGTTCTCGTGCAGAACAGGATATCCAAAGACTGCCCCAATTGACCACAGGAACCAGAAAAGCTCTGGCGGCGGATGATTCCCGGTCCATGTGTGCCATGCATCGAGCCATCCTTACGGACCTCGGATTTGAGCCGTTCATGGCCAGCAATGGCGAAGAAGCCTACGACTTCATCGAACAGGGCGAAGAGTTCGAAATCATCATCACCGACATGAACATGCCCGTCATGGATGGCATGGAGCTGGTGAGCAAGGTCCGATCCACACCCGGTTTGGAAGACGTTCCCATCATCATGGTCACCACGGAATCAGAAGCGTCCCAGCAAGGCTTGGCTGAGAAGGCCGGAGTCACTGCATTTATCACCAAACCATTCAAACCGGATGCGCTCAAGGCGAAGATCGCCGAAGTTACTTCTTAA
- a CDS encoding alpha/beta fold hydrolase has translation MLIFILSALVCVAVILAVLRYGAFILSNGIAGQLPEIRDGVEHFGRAVGVGMLKAVAADCIVLPSCLLALLPEREKFMPGTPVLMVHGLYHNKSAWTVFRRRLEQAGFSNLHTFQYNSFTKDFDAALAGMESKLDQLLASNPHRRVILVGHSLGGLVSRCVAGKPAYRNRVAALITLGSPHKGSDLAWLGGNRMARALIPGRYISQTVERTSDPDCPRLGIYTLTDDYVFPLDKLRTGRPGWQERVCSPMSHVWMLFSKEVAEMVIEFLRVSGVSKTE, from the coding sequence ATGCTGATATTCATCCTCTCCGCTCTGGTGTGCGTTGCCGTGATTCTGGCCGTGTTGCGATACGGGGCATTCATCCTATCCAATGGTATCGCCGGACAATTGCCTGAGATTCGTGATGGTGTTGAACATTTCGGTCGCGCGGTGGGCGTGGGTATGCTCAAGGCGGTGGCAGCCGACTGTATCGTGCTTCCTTCATGTCTGCTTGCCTTGCTTCCAGAACGGGAAAAGTTCATGCCGGGAACGCCGGTGTTGATGGTTCACGGTTTGTATCATAACAAGTCTGCATGGACCGTGTTTCGGCGTCGACTTGAACAGGCAGGGTTCTCCAACCTGCACACCTTTCAATATAATAGTTTTACCAAGGATTTTGATGCGGCTCTTGCCGGGATGGAATCAAAGCTCGATCAGTTGCTTGCCAGCAATCCTCACCGAAGGGTGATTCTTGTCGGGCACAGTCTGGGCGGCCTTGTTTCACGTTGTGTGGCTGGGAAACCGGCATATCGGAATCGGGTTGCGGCGTTGATAACTTTGGGGTCGCCGCACAAAGGGAGCGACCTTGCGTGGCTAGGCGGCAATCGCATGGCTCGTGCGCTCATTCCCGGCAGATATATTTCTCAGACCGTTGAAAGGACCTCGGACCCGGATTGTCCTCGGCTCGGGATTTATACGCTGACCGATGATTACGTTTTCCCTCTGGACAAGCTTCGTACCGGTCGTCCAGGTTGGCAGGAACGTGTGTGTTCTCCTATGAGCCATGTCTGGATGCTTTTTTCCAAAGAGGTGGCTGAAATGGTCATTGAATTTCTCAGGGTATCCGGTGTTTCAAAGACTGAGTAA
- a CDS encoding DUF1786 domain-containing protein has translation MGKTTLCLDIGSGTQDVLLYSPDKEIENCPKFVIPSPALQIGRRIEKLRMHGESIWLHDRNMGGGVTRFIRAHQKAGLKVAASRSAAYTMADDLTRVTDMGIELTERCPEGFEPVRLTDFDESWWRHFLEAAELPWPDHIAACAQDHGFHPGESNRRGRFNLWQTFLTEGEGRPEALIYQNPPAMLTRLRDLQADINGGVVADTGAAAVLGALYVDEIEKLSFKTGITLVNIGNSHLIAFLLYQGRIHGVYEQHTGCVNGEKLWSDLEQFRCGCLAFEQVFEERGHGCLTQELPMDANGFKPTFVLGPRRTMLDGYDVSFPAPGGDMMLAGCFGLIKGMDLATKTKG, from the coding sequence GTGGGAAAGACCACTCTTTGCCTCGATATCGGAAGCGGTACACAGGATGTACTGTTATATTCACCTGATAAGGAAATCGAGAACTGCCCGAAATTCGTCATCCCGTCCCCGGCTCTCCAAATCGGCCGACGTATCGAGAAACTGCGTATGCATGGAGAAAGCATATGGCTACATGACCGCAACATGGGCGGCGGTGTAACCCGGTTCATTCGCGCCCATCAAAAGGCCGGACTCAAGGTCGCTGCCAGCCGGAGCGCGGCATATACCATGGCAGACGATCTGACTCGGGTCACTGACATGGGCATTGAGCTGACCGAAAGATGTCCGGAAGGTTTCGAGCCGGTCCGGCTCACGGACTTTGACGAATCATGGTGGCGTCATTTCCTTGAAGCGGCAGAACTCCCCTGGCCCGACCATATCGCGGCCTGCGCCCAGGATCACGGATTCCACCCTGGCGAATCCAATCGACGCGGCAGATTCAATCTCTGGCAGACCTTCCTGACTGAAGGCGAAGGACGCCCCGAAGCGCTGATCTACCAAAATCCGCCAGCAATGCTCACACGGTTGCGCGATTTACAGGCAGACATCAACGGCGGCGTGGTGGCGGACACCGGCGCAGCAGCAGTCCTCGGCGCACTGTACGTGGACGAAATCGAAAAACTCAGTTTCAAAACAGGGATTACACTGGTCAACATCGGCAATTCCCACCTTATAGCATTCCTGCTTTACCAAGGCCGGATACACGGCGTGTATGAACAACATACTGGGTGCGTGAATGGAGAAAAGCTCTGGAGCGACCTGGAACAGTTCCGCTGTGGCTGTCTTGCTTTCGAACAGGTCTTCGAGGAACGTGGCCATGGTTGTCTGACTCAGGAGCTGCCAATGGATGCCAACGGGTTCAAACCGACCTTTGTTCTCGGACCGCGCAGAACCATGCTCGATGGCTACGACGTCTCGTTTCCGGCACCTGGCGGAGACATGATGCTCGCAGGGTGTTTCGGTCTCATTAAGGGTATGGATCTGGCAACAAAGACCAAGGGATGA
- a CDS encoding aryl-sulfate sulfotransferase: MQKNRLIITILCVFLFSATAHAGILYVNEKAPQPGDGRTWTTAFKTLTQALDAAQGGDQIWVAEGIYLPTESTDRNASFQLKKEVELYGGFSGSESELKKRDIKKHQAILSGDIGQPGVPDDNVFHVIIGADMAVLDGFTITGGYSLNTAWTGGKTLTAQSLTTAPQPGFGAGMLNFQAAPEVRNCVFQDNYALMGGAVYNMTAAPNNPTGIPASSPKFIDCTFWQNSALAHGGGVVNTLRTAPLFVSCVFDSNIADISGGGMFNDFGAAPMLLNSIFRNNEADNGGGMVNEGGSTPILYYSTLTGNRSMKSGPAIYQGAGAANTTVLTKSVVWDNECEGADIRFFNGDKSVVRVQDSVIQNGYKGKSVFQANPGLDRKSETMLNVGYKTNGHRFRAAKLEYRIKDIDRFEVIKNLPAYDPGYMASVDQKLLDTMNAPKTASIPTPETVPAPVVAAPPTMEPVPVPKVTSASAPAASPMVETIQPPAPKAAPVAIAPVVTQQNAAKVTAPAVEKTPAPPVSKVEPESVAMLTPTPSILDTHPAPARPSGPPNAEVLMLSLDMDGNGCISINEATGEMQQKFWRMDLNGDNCLSKTELARASNATQRPKQPMTRQATAVPATTVAAVPQKSISPQQPKAVVQTPAPAVAPKQVVQPAAQSEGYTLFSPIGSKDTHLVDMRGNIVKTWRGKDQSSGAVYLLNNGNLLRSVSPGKGEVRTPFTGKDITGGIIQEVSPRGQIVWEYTYVSDKVRQHHDIAPLPNGNVLLLAWELKTESDIQAVGGTVRNHPDNTVWAEHIVEVRKSGPRSGYIVWEWHAWDHLIQNADQSAPNFANPVRLPQRIDINYNPTRNPEWLNANSIDYNPQLKQIILSLSNTGEVWIIDHSTNTSQAASSTGGMMHRGGEILFRWGNPQAYGASGRPTLVAQRDARWVLGNKPGEEHILIFNNGNRQTQRSDIIEIKPEYYFKSTRLNANIVWSYNDKGGERFFAEQVSGAQRLENGHTLFSDGPAGRIVEVSTNAKPVWEYNFTGSSSASNNQIFRASRIPGDHPGLRRLSIN; the protein is encoded by the coding sequence ATGCAAAAGAACCGACTCATCATCACCATACTCTGTGTCTTCCTGTTCTCAGCCACGGCTCATGCAGGTATTCTATACGTCAACGAAAAAGCACCGCAGCCTGGCGACGGCAGAACGTGGACTACCGCTTTCAAGACATTGACACAGGCCTTGGATGCTGCACAAGGCGGTGACCAGATATGGGTTGCCGAGGGCATATATTTGCCCACAGAATCCACCGACAGGAACGCCTCTTTTCAACTCAAAAAAGAGGTGGAGTTATACGGCGGATTCTCCGGGTCCGAGTCGGAACTCAAAAAGCGCGACATAAAAAAACACCAGGCCATCCTGTCCGGAGATATCGGTCAGCCCGGCGTACCAGATGACAACGTATTTCACGTCATTATCGGCGCGGACATGGCCGTACTGGACGGTTTCACCATTACCGGCGGATACAGCCTCAACACGGCCTGGACCGGCGGAAAAACGCTCACTGCGCAATCGCTGACAACAGCTCCACAACCCGGATTCGGCGCTGGAATGCTCAACTTTCAGGCTGCGCCGGAAGTACGTAACTGCGTATTTCAGGACAACTACGCACTCATGGGCGGTGCGGTCTACAACATGACCGCCGCGCCAAACAACCCTACGGGCATCCCCGCGAGTTCTCCGAAATTCATTGACTGCACCTTCTGGCAGAACTCGGCACTCGCACACGGTGGTGGCGTGGTCAACACCCTGCGTACCGCCCCCCTGTTCGTTTCCTGCGTTTTCGACTCCAACATAGCGGACATCTCGGGCGGTGGCATGTTCAACGACTTCGGCGCTGCGCCAATGCTGCTCAACTCGATCTTTCGCAACAATGAAGCGGATAACGGTGGCGGCATGGTCAATGAAGGCGGTTCCACGCCGATTCTGTATTATTCGACACTTACCGGAAACCGCTCCATGAAAAGCGGCCCGGCCATCTATCAGGGTGCAGGGGCGGCCAACACGACAGTCCTGACGAAATCCGTTGTCTGGGACAATGAATGTGAAGGGGCGGACATACGGTTTTTCAATGGCGACAAGTCCGTTGTCCGGGTGCAGGACTCTGTCATACAAAACGGCTACAAAGGGAAATCGGTATTCCAGGCCAACCCCGGCCTGGACCGAAAGTCCGAAACCATGCTGAATGTGGGCTACAAGACCAATGGTCACCGTTTCCGGGCAGCCAAACTCGAATACAGGATCAAGGACATCGACCGATTCGAGGTCATCAAAAACCTGCCTGCCTATGATCCCGGGTATATGGCTTCCGTCGATCAGAAACTGCTCGACACCATGAACGCCCCCAAAACAGCGTCGATTCCAACCCCGGAAACAGTGCCCGCACCAGTCGTTGCCGCACCCCCGACCATGGAACCGGTTCCGGTGCCCAAGGTGACATCCGCATCCGCTCCGGCAGCGTCCCCCATGGTGGAAACCATACAGCCCCCGGCACCAAAGGCCGCGCCTGTTGCAATCGCTCCCGTCGTGACACAGCAAAATGCCGCCAAAGTCACAGCCCCGGCCGTGGAAAAGACACCGGCACCTCCGGTATCAAAAGTCGAACCGGAAAGCGTGGCAATGCTGACTCCAACCCCTTCGATCCTGGACACACATCCCGCGCCAGCCAGACCAAGCGGACCGCCTAATGCCGAAGTGCTCATGTTGAGCCTGGACATGGACGGCAACGGCTGTATCTCCATCAATGAAGCGACCGGGGAGATGCAGCAAAAGTTCTGGCGCATGGATCTCAATGGGGACAATTGCCTGTCCAAGACGGAACTCGCCAGGGCATCCAATGCAACACAACGCCCCAAACAACCGATGACGCGACAGGCCACAGCCGTGCCGGCTACTACTGTGGCTGCGGTCCCGCAAAAAAGCATTTCCCCCCAACAACCCAAAGCAGTTGTCCAGACTCCGGCGCCAGCCGTGGCTCCCAAACAGGTCGTACAACCGGCTGCGCAGTCCGAGGGGTACACCCTGTTTTCGCCCATCGGCTCAAAAGACACCCACCTGGTTGATATGCGGGGCAACATCGTCAAGACATGGCGTGGCAAAGATCAATCCTCCGGCGCAGTTTACCTGCTCAACAACGGCAACCTGCTCCGCAGTGTGTCTCCCGGTAAGGGTGAGGTCCGCACCCCCTTTACAGGCAAGGACATCACCGGCGGCATCATTCAGGAAGTCTCTCCACGCGGTCAGATTGTCTGGGAATACACCTATGTTTCGGACAAGGTCCGTCAGCATCACGACATTGCCCCACTTCCCAATGGCAACGTCCTGCTCCTGGCCTGGGAGTTGAAAACCGAATCCGACATCCAAGCCGTTGGTGGCACCGTGCGAAATCACCCGGACAACACGGTCTGGGCCGAACACATCGTTGAAGTCCGCAAATCAGGTCCCCGTAGCGGCTACATCGTCTGGGAATGGCATGCATGGGATCATTTGATACAAAACGCCGACCAGTCTGCCCCCAACTTTGCAAACCCGGTTCGTCTGCCGCAACGTATCGACATCAATTATAACCCTACACGTAATCCGGAATGGCTCAACGCCAATTCCATAGACTACAATCCGCAGCTCAAACAGATCATCCTCAGCCTGAGCAACACCGGCGAAGTCTGGATCATCGACCATTCAACCAACACGAGTCAGGCCGCATCCAGCACTGGTGGTATGATGCATCGGGGCGGAGAGATCCTGTTCCGATGGGGGAACCCCCAAGCCTACGGAGCATCAGGCCGCCCCACACTGGTAGCTCAGCGTGATGCCAGATGGGTACTAGGCAACAAACCCGGCGAAGAGCATATCCTTATTTTCAATAACGGGAATCGCCAGACTCAACGGTCCGATATCATTGAAATCAAGCCGGAATACTATTTCAAGTCGACCCGTCTGAACGCTAACATTGTCTGGTCGTACAATGATAAAGGAGGCGAACGCTTCTTTGCTGAACAGGTGTCCGGAGCGCAACGGCTGGAGAACGGTCATACGCTCTTCAGTGACGGCCCGGCAGGACGCATCGTAGAAGTCTCGACCAACGCCAAACCAGTGTGGGAATATAACTTCACAGGTTCCAGTAGCGCATCCAACAACCAAATATTCAGGGCCAGCAGAATTCCCGGAGACCATCCTGGATTACGTCGACTCTCCATCAACTAG
- a CDS encoding DUF4197 domain-containing protein: MRLILHFPISFLLTATLFVLPGIAGWGDSLKSMGDTGSKAVGLPYTPTEADAGIREVLEMGTDYAVAELGKSGGFSANPVTAIPLPDMLSTMVGTSGLLSSFNTAAEESAAPIGGIFHQTIDSMDIGNPVSIISGSDTSITDFFEQTARPTLKDLARPVIEQNLNAAGLGSYTNAISAAQLMSNASGSPFDPVDYVTDRSLDAMFMYIGDQEKDLRSNGAASASELLKKLF; this comes from the coding sequence ATGAGGCTGATACTCCATTTTCCAATTTCCTTTTTACTGACCGCCACACTTTTTGTTCTTCCCGGAATAGCCGGATGGGGGGACTCTCTCAAGAGTATGGGAGACACTGGTTCCAAAGCGGTCGGGCTGCCCTATACACCAACAGAGGCCGACGCCGGAATCCGTGAAGTTCTGGAGATGGGGACAGATTATGCCGTTGCCGAGCTAGGGAAAAGCGGCGGTTTTTCCGCCAACCCAGTCACGGCAATTCCACTTCCGGACATGCTTTCGACTATGGTCGGCACTTCCGGGCTGCTCTCATCATTCAACACGGCAGCAGAAGAATCAGCCGCCCCCATCGGCGGGATTTTCCACCAGACCATCGATTCCATGGATATCGGCAACCCTGTGTCCATAATTAGCGGAAGCGACACTTCCATCACAGACTTCTTTGAACAAACGGCGCGCCCCACTCTCAAAGATCTGGCACGCCCTGTCATCGAACAAAATTTGAACGCTGCGGGACTCGGCTCCTATACAAACGCCATATCGGCTGCTCAGCTCATGTCCAACGCATCCGGATCTCCTTTCGATCCCGTAGATTACGTTACAGACAGATCTCTTGATGCCATGTTCATGTATATCGGCGATCAGGAAAAAGATCTCCGCTCCAATGGCGCGGCCAGTGCAAGTGAACTTCTGAAAAAACTCTTTTAG